A region of Solanum dulcamara chromosome 7, daSolDulc1.2, whole genome shotgun sequence DNA encodes the following proteins:
- the LOC129895627 gene encoding uncharacterized protein LOC129895627 isoform X1, translating into MDQLQEQEPPTFNSKPLEKKPGILILGSPNVGKRTLLSRLLSVDSEDAFESSSNILSYPWTINTKYYNADVSVWMAHLHEDFSIRALPAYDQLVALVMVFDVSDLSSFAALKDFVSRIDILKYEILLCIGNKVDLLPGHSAHVEYRRRMLKSVDSSGRPYTEFNSGISETEGSSLLGDDDDSSDIKRSYLDWCLEYSIEYVEACASNAEFDKCLSVDGDSQGAERLFGALSAYMWPGMILKSGDKITEPSLPEHQELSDEESDYELEYEILSAGSADPWDDTDIGWVSADAPVATTGTEGSVPNGKSEIGLIRGEMQPSSSASQLEGESDRKELLRADATDGDSEDDKGTTYDLENLEQLMSEIGNVRNSLRLMPDFQRREMAANLAMKMAAMFGDSSGDEGGLE; encoded by the exons ATGGATCAACTACAGGAGCAGGAGCCTCCAACATTTAACAGTAAACCGCTTGAGAAGAAGCCAGGAATTCTCATTCTTGGATCTCCCAACGTCGGCAAACGTACCCTTCTCTCTC GACTACTTTCAGTAGATTCTGAAGATGCATTTGAGTCATCTTCTAACATCCTATCCTATCC GTGGACAATCAACACCAAGTATTATAATGCTGATGTTTCTGTTTGGATGGCCCATCTTCATGAGGACTTCTCCATTAGAGCTCTGCCAGCATATGATCAGCTTGTTGCATTGGTGATGGTCTTTGACGTTAGTGAT CTCTCATCTTTTGCTGCGCTTAAAGATTTTGTCTCCCGCATCGACATCCTTAAGTATGAGATTTTGTTATGCATTGGCAACAAGGTGGACCTTCTTCCTGGTCATTCGGCTCATGTTGAATACAGACGGCGCATGTTGAAAAGTGTAGACTCCTCTGGTAGACCTTATACAGAATTCAATTCTGGAATTTCTGAAACAGAAGGAAGCAGCCTATTAGGAGATGATGATGATTCATCAGATATTAAGAGGTCCTACTTGGATTGGTGCCTCGAATACAGCATAGAATATGTTGAAGCCTGTGCATCAAATGCTGAATTTGACAAAT GTCTTTCTGTGGATGGTGATTCTCAGGGTGCTGAACGGCTCTTTGGGGCACTTTCAGCTTATATGTGGCCTGGAATGATCTTGAAGTCTGGTGATAAGATTACTGAACCTTCATTACCTGAACATCAAG AGTTGTCAGATGAAGAATCTGATTATGAACTTGAATATGAAATCTTATCTGCTGGCTCAGCTGATCCCTGGGATGACACAGATATAGGATGGGTATCTGCAGATGCTCCCGTTGCAACCACTGGAACTGAGGGATCAGTTCCCAATGGAAAGAGTGAAATTGGGTTAATTAGAGGAGAAATGCAACCCTCATCATCTGCATCTCAATTGGAAGGAGAAAGTGACAGAAAAGAATTGCTCAGAGCAGATGCAACTGATGGTGATTCAGAGGATGATAAAGGAACAACATATGATTTGGAGAATTTGGAACAGTTAATGTCCGAGATTGGGAATGTCCGAAACAGCTTAAGGTTAATGCCAGACTTCCAAAGGAGGGAAATGGCTGCAAATTTGGCAATGAAAATGGCTGCCATGTTTGGTGATAGCAGTGGAGATGAAGGAGGATTGGAATGA
- the LOC129895627 gene encoding uncharacterized protein LOC129895627 isoform X2: MAHLHEDFSIRALPAYDQLVALVMVFDVSDLSSFAALKDFVSRIDILKYEILLCIGNKVDLLPGHSAHVEYRRRMLKSVDSSGRPYTEFNSGISETEGSSLLGDDDDSSDIKRSYLDWCLEYSIEYVEACASNAEFDKCLSVDGDSQGAERLFGALSAYMWPGMILKSGDKITEPSLPEHQELSDEESDYELEYEILSAGSADPWDDTDIGWVSADAPVATTGTEGSVPNGKSEIGLIRGEMQPSSSASQLEGESDRKELLRADATDGDSEDDKGTTYDLENLEQLMSEIGNVRNSLRLMPDFQRREMAANLAMKMAAMFGDSSGDEGGLE, translated from the exons ATGGCCCATCTTCATGAGGACTTCTCCATTAGAGCTCTGCCAGCATATGATCAGCTTGTTGCATTGGTGATGGTCTTTGACGTTAGTGAT CTCTCATCTTTTGCTGCGCTTAAAGATTTTGTCTCCCGCATCGACATCCTTAAGTATGAGATTTTGTTATGCATTGGCAACAAGGTGGACCTTCTTCCTGGTCATTCGGCTCATGTTGAATACAGACGGCGCATGTTGAAAAGTGTAGACTCCTCTGGTAGACCTTATACAGAATTCAATTCTGGAATTTCTGAAACAGAAGGAAGCAGCCTATTAGGAGATGATGATGATTCATCAGATATTAAGAGGTCCTACTTGGATTGGTGCCTCGAATACAGCATAGAATATGTTGAAGCCTGTGCATCAAATGCTGAATTTGACAAAT GTCTTTCTGTGGATGGTGATTCTCAGGGTGCTGAACGGCTCTTTGGGGCACTTTCAGCTTATATGTGGCCTGGAATGATCTTGAAGTCTGGTGATAAGATTACTGAACCTTCATTACCTGAACATCAAG AGTTGTCAGATGAAGAATCTGATTATGAACTTGAATATGAAATCTTATCTGCTGGCTCAGCTGATCCCTGGGATGACACAGATATAGGATGGGTATCTGCAGATGCTCCCGTTGCAACCACTGGAACTGAGGGATCAGTTCCCAATGGAAAGAGTGAAATTGGGTTAATTAGAGGAGAAATGCAACCCTCATCATCTGCATCTCAATTGGAAGGAGAAAGTGACAGAAAAGAATTGCTCAGAGCAGATGCAACTGATGGTGATTCAGAGGATGATAAAGGAACAACATATGATTTGGAGAATTTGGAACAGTTAATGTCCGAGATTGGGAATGTCCGAAACAGCTTAAGGTTAATGCCAGACTTCCAAAGGAGGGAAATGGCTGCAAATTTGGCAATGAAAATGGCTGCCATGTTTGGTGATAGCAGTGGAGATGAAGGAGGATTGGAATGA